The genome window gttggagcagggaaactcAACCGAGGTTGACCTGgttgttaaattaaaaataaaatcagtaaagCATAAAAACAGTGGGAGTCCATTAAACGttaccaggaccaggactgaaaaacactgaacacaaaccactcattttttttgtatccagatcaccaccaaaTTGTCATTCCATGGTTCATAACCCATgcatccccagaaaatgtcattaaaatcaTTTACTTTTCAGGAAGTAAGACAAATGCAGCCAAACTAATCTCACAATATGCATTTAGCCTCAACCAGCACACCTTCCTACAGTTGTTAATACATTTatctcatttaaaaatgagCTGTGCGTTAATAAAAACTATGGTCAACCATCCAGTCAGGTCACGGTAGAATATAATTTTGTATGGATATATAAGTCACACgcatatatgtacagtatgtgtccatGTGCTTTTTTGCTCACTTGTTAAAATCTAATTCTCCCGcccaccagcaccagcagcagcagcagcagcaccaccatcTCCAGACCACCCCTGCCGCCCCTCCTTCCTCCCCTGGTTTCTGTCTTGTGCGATCAACAATAGTCTATTCTGTGCTGTCCCGTGCGAGCAGAGACACACCCAAAGCCAAGGCCACGGTGCAAGGGGAGATTGTTGGGCGGACGCCAACTAAGAGGGACACTGGCTCAATTCTCGTCTGGGAGCAGGGATCCTGCCGTAGTGAGAGGGCAGAGGTGGTTCTGTCTGTCACTACAGATTGGAATGGTCGTTTAGCAATTCCCCAGCCAAATTACGTTTCTGCACTTCAGTAGTATGTGGTATTAGTCGTCACTGATGTCGATGTCTCATATTAAGGGTACACAGCGGATGTAAGGGTGTCCCTAAAGCAGTTCCAGGTGTTATTAATGTTTGGATGCAACAGTAGACGGCAGAAAGAATACACCTACTTTTCCCTGAGTGCCATAACGAGAACCGAGATTCAAGACAGAAGAGTTTTAATTGTCGCATGCATCTGGTTGAGGAGCCTCATGCTATGTGGATAAAAGCTCCTCCCAAGTCTTTCGGTCCCCCAGGCCGCCAAACGGTTGGCCTGATCTCAATCATAAGTGTCCTTAATGATTTTAATGGCTCTACTCAGGGCAGCGCCTGGTGTAAATGTCCCGCAGAGAGGGCAGATCTGATCCGATGCAGCGCTCGCGTTTCTCATGCATTTATGTAAACAGCTCAACACCGACTCTCAAGCCAGGATGTCAACACCAACACGATAGAAATAATGGAGAACTTTAAAGAACACAAAAATTGAAATTAATGTGGAAAATCTATTGTGATGGATGTGAATGCGGGAATATTATTATTGCTTTACACAAATGAACAACCTGTCACCgtgtaaatgcaaaaatgagGGCTTTAACACTTTATCAGTGTGTTTATACAATCTCTCTAATTTATTTAGAAATTTCTTCTCTCATTTGATATCATCTAGTTTTGGAagcccccccccaaaaaaagtccccatgtcctcacacacacgtcacaggTTACAAACCgaccagcgcacacacacacacacacacacacacacacacacacacacacacacaccagggctCGGCCATAATACTGATCTGTGCTGGACCTCAGACCAAAGGTCTGaatctcccccccccacacacacacacacacacacacacgcacactcaagGGCCTCTCTTCGCTGTCTGATAACATAAATACGACACACCAACGCACCATCTGAGGGCCCTGTCTGCACCAGCCTGCAGCCTAATTATATAATTATCCCTTGTCTGATTGTGACTGTGCAGCTGAGACGAGGGAGGGTCTTTGTGTGGCTGGTGGAATGCGATGTGCTTGGCATTTTTCAGCGAAAGGGCAGCTTCTGGAAGCCCCTGCcaaagcagaggagaggaggatgagatCACGGCTGCTGGTGCCCACTCTtcgttttcctctctctcttctgtctctatcaCTCAGTCCATCTTTCTTTGGCCTCTCTCTGGGATTTCGCTCCTTCATTTTTGGGGAattccatctctctcttctgtgCACATCTTTCAGACTGTGTGGtgctatcccccccccccccgtcaatCAACAACCAGAACACTTGACTGCCCATGCTTGCAAAGCCTTCAGGTTTGACTAATGCAGCAGTCCTGCAGATAAAGTGGCCTTTTTGGATGTGGAATGTACAGGATTTGGCTCTCTCGCGATAAGACTTGACCACTGTCGAGGCGACTGCTCCGGAGTCTGATAGTGGACCTGGAGGCGACTGCACCGCTGCATGATAGAAAAGCTATTGCTATTGTTTCTTGTCGAGAGCCGTTGAGGGGATAAGAGAGGCGAGAACATGAGCAGGTGTTTGTTGAGATTACGGCACAGGCCCAGAGAGCAGGTCTGTTATTACCTCCTTCTTGAATCAAAGTCAAAAGCAACATGGTGGGTGTCACATAAACCATGTTCCCCTTGCGCTACAATGGAGGATGCAGacctttttctgacatttacatCCAGGGCCTCTCAGTCTATGCATGTTGCTCCTAGTGATTTTATGAGTATATCAGAAGCCCTTTATTATACTCACTAATGAAAACAGCAGGGTTAAGGGTAATTTAGCGCCAACGCTCTCCTTCTGAATTCCTCTGTATGAGCTATGCTCTAAAAGCAGAATCCTCTCATTTCTACACTGCTCTACCACCATGTGATGAGAAGTTATGCGTCAGAACTCTGGTGAAAGGTTCGATTGCAAGCGTATTGTGCAGTCAACTGCAGCAAACAAGTTTATCAAGGACCCGCAAAAGCGCTGTATAAGCACAAGCGAGGGCAGAAACTCTGCATGCCGTCCACAACAGTAACACTGGTAACTATGAGCACTTGAAAAATTCCCATAGAATTCCGAGGGGTCCGTCTGATCCCTGTGTCTGCTCGTCAAAGCCTCCCTCTGGTGATCACACAGCATGGAGTATGTGAAAGAATGCTGTCAGGACATAGATGGGCAACGGGGGCCCAGTATTCCCATCTCATTATAGCCTTTACACTCCCAGtgatgtcttttttattttttcttaaattgCATAAATGAAAGATACAAACCAAAGTGAAAATTTGATCCCCAGACAATAAGTTTAAATAAGCAGAGGACTTGGAGGAGGGATGCAGTCCAAGCACTGGAGCCAAGACTGGGACCTCGCCCACCATCAGCACTGCTGTGAGAGCGCCATTGTTTTGTCCATCTCAAGTAGCCTTGACAAATTGTGCTGAATGTAAAACCTCTGTGTAAAGTAGAGGCatcttccaaaaacatgctggCATTGCACCAGAGCTGCAGTTTCCCATCAGTGAAATGATTGGCGCTCCACAGCGCCCCTGCTGGTCAGTGTCGGTCCTGAAAGATGTCAATGGCATCTTAGGGGAGTGAGATTTTACAAAAGAATGACTTTAAGTGGTATTTGAGATGTtatttgagatgttttttttccactgcaaagcaaaacaaaaacactcaaagtgGCTATATGCAAGATATGCAACTTgagtttaaaaaatatataccgTTACCGGGGTTACCGGGTAGTTTCCGGCGTTAACTGAGACATGACACAAGGATCTACAAGGATGGATCCACACTGACACCGCTTTTCCACAACATACACAGTATTTGCAGGCTGTAAATGGACACCATTGCTATGAATGAATCCAATATTTCAATTAAACATGTtaccttaatctctgatgacatcatgGTCAATTCTTATAAACATCTCTATTAAAAAGTGTCTAAACGTAGAtcttttctctgcctcttcttTGGTTGCATTACCCAGCTGACAATAATTAATCTTTTCTGTGTCTATAGGCACTAATTAAGAGATCATATATAATGCTGGAGTATAAAATGTCATGCTGAGAAAGGTTAGAGAGAACTTCATGTGTATTAATAGTTTTTCTACATGACTGGGGAACTTGTTCATGCATCTATATAAAAGTTTGAGTAGTGTTCAAACTGTGCAAAGTGAGCGGTGGGTAAACAGTGCCACCATGTGTTAGCACCTAAATACTGCTTCAGTGTCTACTCTTATACGAGCTAAATGACTTGCCAATCAGTTTGGCAACTGGTTTGATGATTGAATGATTTGAGAtcaaaatatacacaaatgttatttaatatttcaaaatggTAGATTCACAAGCAATAAATAGCAATATCAGAATCACTGATATACTGTGTACAATAATTGAATgttgaatatgaatatttactGCAGGggtattttatctttattagaGGAAATGGCAAGGAGAACCACATGCAGGTGtatgtgtgacattaactgagTGCATAAGCAACATGGCGATTCCTTTCTATGTAGGCAGGGTCACAGTCTTTGGTCAAAGCCTGTTTCTGGACAGTGAGGTGGTGGCAGTCAATGTGTCTGAATTCAGCTGCAAAAAGGCcaaagaggcagaaaaacaacatgaccaggacccactcacacacagcagcgCCAGAGCGAAAGCCTATGAAGTGGAGAACAACCACTGAAGGAGAGGGAAGCCGTCAAGGAGCGTAACACCACAGGCGTAACGACACGCGTCAGAATAGCAGCGTACATCCAATCAAGTGAATCAACTACTTTAGTTTTGATTTGACACGTTCACACAAATGAGCGTAAGGATACTAGTGATAACCAGGACGGTACAGAGGATGCAGCAGGTCGCTCTGGCAGGTCCCACCCAACACCGGTCCTGAGACGGCTCAGCGTGATACGTTAGAATCAGCTGGAGCCAGAAGTAGGCCAGGCCCACGAAAAAGGACAAGAACGCTCCCAAAAGATGGACTTCCAGTAAAACCGATGACTACGTGGTGAAGTGGAAATGTTAGCGAGCACTTTGAAAGTGAACGTTATTACACCTATTTTTTTGGTGAGCCGTTACCTGGAAGTTGCCAATTACAGAGATCCCTATAGAGGAGATAAAGCCCAGAACAATGGCGGTAATGTTGACCTTCCCGTGGCCACCACAGTCCCTGACCTGCTGGAAACGGATCACCACAACCCACAGGGCTGAGAacggcagacagacagagagagagggaagagcaGAGGTCGTCACACAGGTGTTTAGTTTAGTCTTTTTTTATGTCTATTTGAGTTTGGATTAGTTTAGTTCATGAGGGTCCACATTTACTACATATATAACGCAGGACAATAAATCCACAATGCCATATAAGAGCCCTGGtgccagctgacataggcggggctacaccctggacaggtcgccagtccatcacagggacaaatgaccatacaacaataaaataaaggaaattgTCAAAATCATGTGAacaatttttaaatatataaagaaaagaaaatgtaataaacacctttaaaagaaaagaatgctGCAAAGTAGAAGGGCTAGTTATTGTCTTGCAAGCACAGCAGCATGTGCGCAACAAACCAGTAAGagtcacttaaataaataaataaaaacaaaggggaaaaaatcaTATTAGCTCATACAGCAGAGCAAAACCACTGCAACACCTGTCTGGTAGTGTATTTATGCTTATCACTGGGATATTGGGATATTTAAGTATTACAACATAAATggtttatgtcagaaaacaaaccacagacgTAGTCTTAAAACTTCTAGTTTGCTGCCTGAGGCCAACCCAGAAGTAGGAAAATACTGAATACTGAAAATAACTCCTTTTTGAATGGTAGTGCATGGGAAAATTAGTCTCACTTCATTTtcaatgtcagtaaacatcCCTATGATAAGACTATAGTATCAATCTTTCATTTCAGGTCTTCTTATGTAGAACATGAACACAATTTTGTAAATTCTGATcccatttaaagacaaaaaaaggtgatgaagcacagcacagcacatacGAGTGGTCACtcgtgtgattgacagttagTAGCAA of Solea solea chromosome 16, fSolSol10.1, whole genome shotgun sequence contains these proteins:
- the tmem150b gene encoding modulator of macroautophagy TMEM150B, translating into MWLWALLPVCLAVFGTAGIWTVFAVAVTNGSVNLTEKIPYISECGTYNPQSCLFSQICNVCSVLALWVVVIRFQQVRDCGGHGKVNITAIVLGFISSIGISVIGNFQSSVLLEVHLLGAFLSFFVGLAYFWLQLILTYHAEPSQDRCWVGPARATCCILCTVLVITMVVLHFIGFRSGAAVCEWVLVMLFFCLFGLFAAEFRHIDCHHLTVQKQALTKDCDPAYIERNRHVAYALS